One bacterium genomic window, TTGCGCAATACGATTATAAGCAGGTTGCCAATGTGCCGCTGGATTTTGCCGAAGAAATGCTACCAGCGGATATTCACTCGCATGAGAAAGTGGGACCTTCCCAGGTTGATCAGATTCAGGAAGCGTTAAAGGGACAGGAGCCCTCCGCCGGGCCATTTGCTTCAGAAGATGGGCGCTTCGTAAAAAAAGAAAAAAGGATTCGGCGTCTTCAGCATGTATTGCAAATTGACGAGATGGATTGCGGCGCCGCGTGTCTGGCTATGATCTGCCGCCATTTCGGGCGGGCCGTGAGTCTAGCGCGTATTCGTCAGCTCCTGCACGTTACGTCAGAAGGAACAAGCCTCAGAGCGCTTTGTCTGGCAGCGACCGAGTTAGGGCTTGCTGCAAGATCGGTAAAAGCTTCGAAACGAAATATTACTCAGATGCCACTGCCTGCGATTGTCCACTGGGAGGGAAATCACTGGGTCGTTTTATACGATGTGGATGAGAATTATTGCCGCTTTGGGGATCCTGCCGTCGCCAATCGTCGCCTCCCACGGAAAGAATTCGAACAAAAGTGGACCGGCTATGCGGCATTGTTTGATTACACAGTAGAGTTCGAGAAAGCGCCTGAGGGAAAGGCCAGCCTGAGCTGGCTCTGGCCAATCTTTAAGCCATTCAATACGATCCTGATCAGGGCGCTAATTCTTGCTTTGATTGTCAGCGCGCTGCAAATGGTGCTTCCTGTTTTTACACAGGTGATCGTGGATAGAGTTCTGGTAGAGAACGACTTCAGACTTCTGCATCTGTTAATTCTATCCATGATTGCCGTCCTGATTTTTATGGTGCTTGCCATGGTTGTGCAGCGCTACTTGTTGAGTTTTTCCGCAGTTCGGATTGATTCCGCGGCGCTGGATTTTCTAACGCGCAAACTTCTCCGGCTTCCGATGAGCTACTTCCATTCGCGGCGGACCGGTGACATCCAACGGAGGCTTGAGGGAATGCGTTGGATCAGGGAGTTCCTTTCGCAAAATGGAATCACCGGGCTGACCGCTTCGGTGCAGCTCCTCAGCGCACTGGTTCTCATGTTTCTGTACAGTCCGCTTCTCAGTGTTGTCTTTCTTGCGACTGCTCCTTTTTATGGCGCGATGATGTTTTTATCACGAAAATGGCTCCGCCCGCTTTTTGATGAAACGGAAGACGCCATGGGCCGCTACAGCTCCTTCCAGATTGACGCGATCCAGGGAATGGAAACAGTGAAAGCCATGGGAGCTGAAAACACGTTCCGGGAAAAAATGTTGAGTCAATTTCATCGCGTTGCAAGACGCATGTTCCGCGCCGACTTCACGATTATGTGCTACGAAGGAGGAATTCAAGCGGTGACGTTTCTGTCCATAGCGTTATTTTTGTGGGTCGGCGCGCAACAGGTGATGGCCGGTAAACTGACGATCGGTGGACTCGTTGCATTCAATTCGCTCGTCGCGCTGGCCAATGGACCCATCGCAGTTCTCCTTACGCTCTGGGACAACTTACAGATGGCCGATATCCTGCTCAATCGGCTCGATGATGTTCTCCAGCAAGAACCGGAGCAGGGCGTTGATCATTCCGTGTTGATTCCCGTAAAAAGTCTGGAAGGACGAGTCCGGTTTCATAATCTTGGATTCCGCTATGGGGGTCCGGATTCATCTAACATATTAGAAGGAATAACATTTGAAGTCCCTCCCGGCAAGACGGTTGCCATTGTAGGACGCAGCGGTTCGGGTAAAACGACTCTGGTGAAGTGTCTGGCGGGTCTTCTGGAGCCGACCGAAGGGACCATTTTCTACGATGGAGTGGACATGAAGACACTCAACCATCGTGATCTCCGGAGAAAAATCGGGTTTGTGCTTCAGGAGAGCTACCTGTTCGATGACACGATTGCAAGGAATATTGCTTTTGGGGATACGGAGCCCGACATGGATCGAGTTCTATGGGCGGCACGAGCTGCTTACGCCCATGAGTTCATCGAACGTTTGCCTCTTGGATACGACACTCGGGTCGGCGAATCCGGAATTTCCCTTTCCGGTGGACAATCCCAGCGTGTTGCGATCGGGCGGGCTCTTTACGGCCGCCCTCCGGTGCTGATCTTTGATGAAGCCACCAGCTCGTTGGACACGGAATCAGAACGGGCCGTGAAAGGGAGCATTGATCAATTGCTGCAGGGGCGCACGTCTTTTGTGATTGCGCACCGGCTCAGTACAATTCGGGATGCGGACTTCATCGTTGTTCTGGAGAAAGGGAAAATTGCGGAAACCGGCAATCACGATGAATTGATGAAACAACATGGGCTTTATTTTTATCTATGCAGCCAGCAACTGGGATTATAGAAAGCCGTGGCAAGCAGAACGAACGCAGACGATAACCTGCAGGATCCGTTTCTGGATACTGATCCGCCCCACTGGGCGGCGCGGGGACTGGCGTATCTTCTGATTCTGCTTTTCCTATCCATTTTGCTCGCGGCAATTGTGATTCAGATTCCGGAAACGGTGAGCGGTTCCTTTGTCTTGACTCATCTTCGGGGCACCGATCCGGTGCGTGCTTCCGATAATGGAATCGTCACAGAAGTTCGAGTCTCGGAGGGATTGTCTGTTGCCAAGGGCAGTCCGTTGTTTGTCATTCAATCACAAACGGTGGGAGATCGCGCGACCGAGCTTCGAACTCTCGAAATGCAAAAAACAGGAACGGAGAAAAAACTGAGCAACGCCAAAATGAAATACGAGAGCGAACGCCTGGGAAATATTGAGGAAGAAAGACGCTTGAAGGGCCGGCTCGCGTATTTGACTCGCATGATGGATCTGAAGAAAAAACAATTAGTGGTTATGAAAGAATTGGCAGAACGTTTTGAGAAACTTCACAAAGAAGGGATCGCCAATGAGGCTGAATATACGAATCACGAGCTTGAAGTTGGCAGGATTTCTGTGGAGCTGGAACAATTTCAGACCGAATATGCGGATGCGGAAGCCGGCATTAAGAAAATTCGTCACGAATTAGAAGCTCGTCAGGCTGAATATCAAACGCTTGAACAGTCAATTCATGAAGGTGTGAATACCGACAAGATCCGGATGGAAGCCCTGAACAAAGAGCTGGCATTCAGCACCGGCGATGAGCTGACAATACCGGCTCCCTGTTCCGGAATGGTGGTCGATTTGCAGATTCAAGCGCCGGGAGCAGTTGTCCATGATGGTGACATTTTGTGTGCGTTGACATGTTCGGGAGAAACGCTGCAAGCGAAGCTTAACATTCCACAAACAGGTGTGGTCCGTATCAAGCCGGGTCAGGGTGTAAAGCTCCTTTACGATGCGTTTCCCTACCAGCGCTACGGAGTCCGGTTTGGAACCGTCCGCTGGGTGAGTCCGGCAAGCGTCGCGGTGAAGGAGAGTACCGTATTTCCTGTGCTGGTTGATATACAGGAACAATCGATCGTAATTAGAGGTCAATCGCGATCGTTGATGCCCGGAATGGGAGGCACCGCGCAAGTTGTGGTGGATACCAGATCGTTGATCAGCCATGCGTTTGCGCCGATCCGCCAACTCAAGGAAGTATTGGCAAAGCCACCGCAAAATCGTAAGCAACCATAAAATCAGATGCGCTTCTAAAGAAACTAACCTGTCGATATCCTTGAAATTAGAAGCGTTGTCTTTTA contains:
- a CDS encoding peptidase domain-containing ABC transporter — encoded protein: MDTRDLLENLPVFGFLPPDMKKLIFDNFVPAAYSFGTPIIQEGEEPDGFYVLVSGKARVIKKAENGEEIALNSLGSGESFGEMALLDSTFSKATVRASSDVQVLRLDRSVFSEFVKSHPDIREYFELQRTYRSLQNFFRLYTPFARLPVRALRVLLNELESVTVQQSELVIRQGDHPGPMYIVEEGRLRVFTEEDGRRNYVAYLRKGDFFGEMSLLKGIRRTATVEAVSPCKLFLLTEKTFAKLIRDFPDFQAQLEERIAQYDYKQVANVPLDFAEEMLPADIHSHEKVGPSQVDQIQEALKGQEPSAGPFASEDGRFVKKEKRIRRLQHVLQIDEMDCGAACLAMICRHFGRAVSLARIRQLLHVTSEGTSLRALCLAATELGLAARSVKASKRNITQMPLPAIVHWEGNHWVVLYDVDENYCRFGDPAVANRRLPRKEFEQKWTGYAALFDYTVEFEKAPEGKASLSWLWPIFKPFNTILIRALILALIVSALQMVLPVFTQVIVDRVLVENDFRLLHLLILSMIAVLIFMVLAMVVQRYLLSFSAVRIDSAALDFLTRKLLRLPMSYFHSRRTGDIQRRLEGMRWIREFLSQNGITGLTASVQLLSALVLMFLYSPLLSVVFLATAPFYGAMMFLSRKWLRPLFDETEDAMGRYSSFQIDAIQGMETVKAMGAENTFREKMLSQFHRVARRMFRADFTIMCYEGGIQAVTFLSIALFLWVGAQQVMAGKLTIGGLVAFNSLVALANGPIAVLLTLWDNLQMADILLNRLDDVLQQEPEQGVDHSVLIPVKSLEGRVRFHNLGFRYGGPDSSNILEGITFEVPPGKTVAIVGRSGSGKTTLVKCLAGLLEPTEGTIFYDGVDMKTLNHRDLRRKIGFVLQESYLFDDTIARNIAFGDTEPDMDRVLWAARAAYAHEFIERLPLGYDTRVGESGISLSGGQSQRVAIGRALYGRPPVLIFDEATSSLDTESERAVKGSIDQLLQGRTSFVIAHRLSTIRDADFIVVLEKGKIAETGNHDELMKQHGLYFYLCSQQLGL
- a CDS encoding HlyD family efflux transporter periplasmic adaptor subunit, whose protein sequence is MASRTNADDNLQDPFLDTDPPHWAARGLAYLLILLFLSILLAAIVIQIPETVSGSFVLTHLRGTDPVRASDNGIVTEVRVSEGLSVAKGSPLFVIQSQTVGDRATELRTLEMQKTGTEKKLSNAKMKYESERLGNIEEERRLKGRLAYLTRMMDLKKKQLVVMKELAERFEKLHKEGIANEAEYTNHELEVGRISVELEQFQTEYADAEAGIKKIRHELEARQAEYQTLEQSIHEGVNTDKIRMEALNKELAFSTGDELTIPAPCSGMVVDLQIQAPGAVVHDGDILCALTCSGETLQAKLNIPQTGVVRIKPGQGVKLLYDAFPYQRYGVRFGTVRWVSPASVAVKESTVFPVLVDIQEQSIVIRGQSRSLMPGMGGTAQVVVDTRSLISHAFAPIRQLKEVLAKPPQNRKQP